From the Syntrophomonadaceae bacterium genome, the window TCGGAAAAGGACACAAAACCTTCCTGTAGGTACACGACCTCGTTTTCGGCTCCCTTGACCTTTCCCTCGTTATTCATCTCAATCATATCGGCCATACGGCGTATATCCGACACAAAGTCCAGAACGATAACTTTTTCCTTTCCATCAGACAGTCTCAACCCGCGCCCAAGTTGCTGTACGAAAATTCGGCGCGAGTGTGTTGCCCGCAGGAACACGAGGATATTTACGTCTGGTATGTCAATACCCTCGTTCATCACATCAACGGCTGTTATCGCCTCATAAGTTCCCGAAGCGAAAGATAGCAATCTTCGTCGGCGCTCTGATTTGTCCACCCTCGACAGAGCCGCGCACGGAATTCCCGCCGCCGACAGCATATCAGCAAATCGGTTACTGTGTTCAATGGACGGTGAGAAAATCGCTATCCTTGGGTTCGGGACGTTTTTAACCACACGCTGAATCTCGGAGATAACAGCTTCATCTCGTTGCGGCAGGAACAGCCGCTTGTTAAGGTCTTTAATGGACAGTCGCTGTTGGCTCAAATTCTCCATATTGTTCCAGTCCACGTTATCACAGAGAATTCGATAGTCAACCTTGGACAGATAACCCATAGCCATACCGTCAACGAGCGAAACTTTCTCAATCGCCTCCCCGAAGACTGTTGACAGGCTCTGCCCGTCTCCGCGCCAAGGAGTCGCGGTCATTCCGATGAGGAACTTCGGCTTCAGGTGTTCCAAACAGGTGCGGAAGCCCTGAGCCAGCGCGTGGTGCGCCTCATCAACGATTACGACATCGAACTGGTCGGGTTCAATCCCTGGCAAGTATCCGTAGAGGCTCTGGTACAAGCCAAAGCAAACACCCTCCGTGTCGCGCGGCGG encodes:
- a CDS encoding DEAD/DEAH box helicase family protein, with the translated sequence MSFYTDDISEGYNWKGLERAVARLMGHLGWKDTIVIGGSGDKGCDILATRPEQSQIKSWVVQAKAVSGDRYIGPKAIDEAISALSFYGTNIAAVATNGEFTRTARQRQEQLERNGYTLKLWNGKFIQGLVAQMPEDNAGLRELRPYQDKIAKKVIAAYEQGEKRAFYIVATGLGKTVIAATIARELWKRGCRRILVLCHATDLALQLEQGFWPQIKKSVPTSVFFDGLPPRDTEGVCFGLYQSLYGYLPGIEPDQFDVVIVDEAHHALAQGFRTCLEHLKPKFLIGMTATPWRGDGQSLSTVFGEAIEKVSLVDGMAMGYLSKVDYRILCDNVDWNNMENLSQQRLSIKDLNKRLFLPQRDEAVISEIQRVVKNVPNPRIAIFSPSIEHSNRFADMLSAAGIPCAALSRVDKSERRRRLLSFASGTYEAITAVDVMNEGIDIPDVNILVFLRATHSRRIFVQQLGRGLRLSDGKEKVIVLDFVSDIRRMADMIEMNNEGKVKGAENEVVYLQEGFVSFSDAKIERFVNVWLGDVADLGDSDDETRLTFPEGF